Proteins encoded by one window of Dendropsophus ebraccatus isolate aDenEbr1 chromosome 4, aDenEbr1.pat, whole genome shotgun sequence:
- the INKA1 gene encoding PAK4-inhibitor INKA1: MQRARTDQLHMVSKTSSSEQMDCMLRVLQDLKRSSPATAEESSAPPARRPLKRDIRSSHRTSDLSEADSACCMDLPSDVSPVSCGQRGLEWDSGYSEVSGSSLRGEEEEDDMEDEVAAPPVLRRQIQPPCSRLTSGGLLRSRQGRIRPKSTSDVCLEQWGGIGIGSGSQDWTGCLLSQSRSRQPLVLGDNSFADLVKQWMDLPESGDEDERRTRWLQKPHGFLVSLSGNVKKRLGNISRPRGRPEQEAIKRLSCPQLGCRPLSPFYHQSLSDIAEASTGLLHCRSRQPIICSDGLF; the protein is encoded by the exons ATGCAGAGAGCCCGCACCGATcagctg CACATGGTTTCTAAAACCTCATCATCTGAACAGATGGATTGTATGCTCCGTGTGTTGCAGGATCTGAAACGTTCCTCCCCTGCTACTGCTGAGGAGTCTTCTGCACCTCCTGCCCGCCGACCTTTAAAGCGTGACATCCGTTCTTCACATCGCACTTCAGACTTGTCAGAGGCGGACTCTGCATGCTGCATGGATCTGCCCAGTGATGTCTCTCCAGTGAGTTGTGGCCAGCGTGGCCTAGAATGGGACTCCGGCTACTCAGAGGTGTCCGGAAGTTCTTTGCgtggggaggaagaagaggatgacaTGGAAGATGAAGTGGCAGCTCCTCCAGTTCTCCGCAGACAAATCCAGCCGCCATGTTCACGCCTTACATCAGGGGGGCTGCTGCGCTCTAGACAAGGAAGAATCCGACCTAAATCCACGTCGGATGTCTGCCTGGAACAATGGGGGGGCATTGGCATTGGAAGTGGCTCCCAGGACTGGACAGGGTGTTTGCTGTCACAGAGCCGCAGCCGGCAACCACTAGTTCTGGGGGATAACAGCTTTGCTGATTTGGTCAAACAATGGATGGATTTACCAGAGAGTGGTGATGAGGATGAGAGGCGGACTCGCTGGTTACAGAAGCCGCACGGCTTTCTGGTCAGCTTGTCCGGTAATGTAAAGAAACGCCTTGGAAACATATCAAGACCACGTGGCCGCCCGGAACAAGAGGCCATAAAACGTTTATCCTGCCCGCAGCTTGGCTGCCGGCCACTCTCCCCTTTTTACCACCAATCTCTCTCGGACATTGCAGAGGCGTCAACGGGACTTTTACACTGCCGGAGTCGGCAGCCAATCATATGCAGCGATGGACTGTTCTAG